The DNA region CATGATCGAGGCCAACCTCGCCCCGCTGAAGCTTTTTCCCATGCAGGAGCACCGATCCTTGCGCGAACAAATATCCGGCATCCACAAATACAGCTACGCGATCCATGTAAACCTCTGGGACTAGACATAAAGTGAAAAGGGCCCCCGAAGGGACCCTGTAGTACGCCGCCCCATTAATTCGCGCAGAGCGCGTAGTCGGAGCAGCGTGCCAAAACTATCGGCCAATTGGCCCCAAAAGTCAAGGCTAAGGCGGCCTAACTCGATCTCGGTGCGCAGCGCGCAAACAGTCAGCCGAGCTCATACTCCTTGAGCTTCCGATAGAGGGTCCGCTCCCCGATGCCGAGGACCTGGGCCGCCTTCCTACGGTTCCCCCGATGCTCGGTCAGGACCGCTTCGATCGCCGCCCGCTCGATCTCGGCCATCGTCATTCCCGGCCGGTAGATCACGGTCGTTGGCGGCGGCTCCTCCTCCGCTGCCGAAACCGGGCCAACCGCCGCGATCGGCAGCGCCACGGGAATCGTCGGGTCGGTGACCTCGATCAGCTGCACTTCGTGATGGCGCTCGTCGATCCGCCGCCGCAACTCCTCCAGTTGTGACCGCAGCTCCATCAGCGACCTGAGGATGAACTCGAACTCGGCGCCGCCCAGCGGCCGCTCGCCGAGTTGCGTGTGTGTGCCGATCCGCATCGGGAGGAGCGACGGTGTCCCTTCGAGGACATCGGGCGGGATGTCGCCGGCCTGAATCTCGTGCACCGGCGCCAGCACCACCATCGATTCGATCAGGTTGCGCAGCTGGCGCACATTCCCCGGCCACGGCGCCTGCACCAGCCGCTGCATCGCGTCGGCGGCGATCCCGGGGAAGGTGCGCTCGTGCTGCGCGGTGAATTCGCGGACGAAGCGCTTGACGAGGAGCGGAATGTCGTCGCGCCGCTCGCGCAGCGGCGGGAGATAGATCGAGAGGACGTTGAGGCGATAGAAGAGATCGTCGCGGAACTCGCCGCTCGCGACGCGATCCTTGAGCGGACGGTTGGTCGCTGCAACAACGCGCACATCGACCTTGATTGGTTGCACGCCGCCGACGCGGAAGAACGAACGGGTCTCGAGAACCCGCAGCAGCTTGACCTGCACGCTGGCGGGGATCTCGCCGATCTCGTCGAGGAAAATCGTCCCTGTGTCGGCGAGCTCGAAGCGGCCGAGGCGGCGTTCGGCGGCACCGGTGAAGGCACCCTTCTCATGACCGAAGAGTTCGCTTTCGAGGAGCGTCTCGGGGAGTGCCGCGCAGTTGACCGCGATGAACGGGCGGCCGCGGCGCGGCGAGAGATCGTGAATTCCCTTCGCGACGAGTTCCTTGCCGGTGCCCGATTCGCCCTGGATCAGCACCGTGCTCGACACCGGCGCCATCTGCTCGATCTTGACGAGGACTTCCTGGATCGCGGCGCTTTCGCCGAAGATTCCGGTGTGGCGCTGGAGATCGCGGCGATCGACCATCCGGTGCACCGTTGCGGCGAGTTCGTCGATCGCGACCGGCTTGACGAGGATCTCGGTTGCGGCGAGGTGGACGGCGCGACTGGTGTTCTCGGAGTCGGTCGATTCGAGCAGTGCGAGGACGGCGACTTCGTGATCGCGCGCGTAGGTGGCGAGTCCCGCGGTCGACGATTCGTGGACGCCGCCGGTGATCACCAGGAGTGATGGGTGATCGCGGCGAATGGCGGCGCGCGCTTCGTCGAGCGACGCGGCGACGGCAGAGGCGATGCCGGAGGCGCCGAGGGCGCGGTCGAGCGGGACCGCGGTTTCGAGATCGGCGAGGGTGATGACGACTTTGGCAGTCATTGATGTGCCGTATCGCCGTGCAGGATGGCGGCGAGGTGATCGACAAGCGGTGCGAGGGTGGTGAGACCGTCGCGAACGGCGGAGGTCGACCCGGGAAGATTGACGATCAGGGTGCGGCCGCGGATCCCGGCGATCCCGCGCGACAGTGCGGCGCGCGGCGTTTCGCGGAGTCCGGTGGCGCGGATCGCTTCGGCGATCCCGGGAGCTTCGCGGTCGATCACGGCGCGGGTCGCCTCGGGGGTGTGGTCGCGCGGAGCGAGCCCGGTGCCGCCGGTGGTGATGATCAGGTCGGCGATGTCGCTGTCGGCCCACTGCATTAAGTGGTTGCTGATCTCGAGCGATTCATCAGGAACGAGGGCGCGGGCGGTCAATTCGTGATGCTGCTCGGCGATCCAGTCCACGATCGCGTGGCCAGAGCGGTCTTCGCGTTCGCCGCGGGCGCCGGCGTCGGAGATGGTGAGGACGGCGATCCTGGTTGGTGCTCCCATCGTCGGTCCTCCTTCCGCTCGCCGTGGTCGGCCAGAATGGCAGCAGGAGGATAGGGTCTGTTGGGAGCGGCGGCAAGATTAGAGCGCGGCTGGCGTCGTGGGGCGGCCCTTCGCCGCGCCAGTCGGTCGGCTGTCGAATTCCCAAGGATCATCAACGCGTCCGTCCCGACCGAAGCCGCGCTACGGGCCCCCCACGACGCCAGCGGACGACTCGCCGCGCTACGGGCCCCCCACGACGCCAGCCACCACTGTCATGCCCTATCACGCATACCGGAACAACCGCATGAAGCCGAAATCCATGTGCAGCGTCTGGTGGCAATGGAAGAGTGTTGCGCCGGGGTCGTTTGCCACGAAGTCGACATCCATTGCGCCGAACCCGGGGACCACGATGGTGTCCTTCATGATGCCGGAGGTGGGACGGCCGTTGATGTTCACGAGCTCGAACGAATGCCGATGCAGGTGCACCGAATGCGGGTCGTCTGCCTCGTTGCGGAACGACAACCGATAGTGGCGCCCCTGATGCAGCACGATCGGCTCGCTCTGCTCGAAGAGCGTCCCGTTGATCGGCCATCGATTGAAGCCGTGCGGGCCGCCGTTGATCTTGCCGAAGGTGAGGGCGATCGTCTCGTCCGGCGGCGGCACCGCGCCTCCCGCAGCACCGAACCTGGTGTAGTCCCACGCCTCTTCTTGCGGAGCGATCCATCGCGGTGCGCCGGTTGCGCCGGCGTATTCGACGACGATCCCCATCCCGTCGCGCCGGTCGTCGTCCTTCGGCGTGCCGAGGATCCACACTCCCGGCCGGTTCATTTCGACGACGGCATCGATCCGCTCGGCGACGCCGAGTGCGAGGACGTTCACCTTGGTCGGAGTGGGAACAGGATTGCCATCGAGTGCCACGACTTCGAACTGATGTCCCGGCAGCGCGAGCTGGATGTTCTCGGTGGCACTCGCATTGATGATCCGGAAGATGACGCGCTCGCCTTGCCGAACGCGCACCGGCTCGCCGTGGCCGAGGGACTTGCCGTTGATCGAAAAGGAGCGGTAGCCGATTTCGTAACCGTTCGGCTTGCTGTCGGTAGAGGGGGGCCGCACCGTTCCCTGCGGCCAGATCTCCGCGTCGGTCCCCATCTCCTGGGCGCCGAAGAACGGTTCCCATTCGTGCGTCACCAGAAAGACTTCGCGATCGTAGCGCCCCGGTTCGCTCGCGGGCTCGACATAGACGCCGGCGAACTGGCCAGTGTAGGTGCCGCGATTCAAGTCGGATCCGGCGAAGGTGTGGGTGTGTACCCAGCGCGTTCCCGAAGGACGGGGCGTCAACTGGTAGCGCCGCCGACCGTGCGCTGCGACGGGAGGGGTCCCTTCCTCTGCGGCGCCGTCGATCGTGGTCGGCACGAACTGGCCGTGCCAGTGCACCAGCTCGGCGGTGTCGGTTTCGTTGATCAGCTCGATGGAGACTGTGCGACCTTCCTTGAGCCGGATGAGTGGACCGGGGACGCTGCCGTTGTATCCGATGGTGCTGATGATGTGATCGGGTGCCAGCTCCAGCAACACCGGGGCAATCCGGATCGTCACGTCAGCTGCGGACTGCGGTTGACTGGTGGTGTCTTCAGATGGAGCGTGGTCGGTGCGCTGTGATTGACGAGCGCAGCCGGCGGCGATCGCGGCGCTACTGGCGAGTCCGGTGAACATGAACTGGCGGCGCGAAAGTGATCGAGCGTAGTGGCCTGGTGTCACGGTCTCTCTCCTGTGATCGGATCGTGCGCTCAGGGTCGTGCTGCGCGGGAGAGGAGACGACGAGCGGATCCATTCTCGTCACGACTGGCGGCTGGTCGTCAGCCACCGCGCCGCAGAAACTCCGCGAACGCAGCGGGGAGCGACGTCGCCAGGATCGAGGTGGCGGCACGCTCCACGTCGTAGTCAATCCGGCGGAACTCAACCGTCGCTGGAAGACCGGGCGACATCGTCATCACCACATATCCTGCGCGAGGATCGCCGTCCTTGGGACGGCCGACCGACCCGGCATTGACGAAGTCGATCCCGTCGATCGTCCGGTGCCACGACAGATGGGTGTGACCGAAAGCAATCACGTCGCCGGCTTTCGCCCTGATTCGTTCGGCCATTTCCCGGCAGAAGGTGTCCGTGCGATCGGCGGTCCAGTAGAGGGTGTTGAGCGTTGCCGCTCCGTGGATCAGCGTCACCATCGGGCCGCTGAGATGCCCTCCGAACGGCCGCACGTCAACGCGAAACGGGAGTTGCGCGAGACGGCGCTTCGTTTCCGGTGTGACGTTCGCCCTGGTCCATTCGAAGCTCTCGTGCGCCTGCGCTTCCTGCAACGGATTCTCGTACCTGCAGCCGCAGTGGATGTAATCGAGCGCGACAGTCGAGTCGTAGTTGCCCGCGACTCCCGCGATGCCGCGGTCGTGCAGCAGTGCGACGACCTCGTTCGGTGACGCGCCGTATCCGACGAGATCGCCGATGTGATAGATCAAATCGACGCCACCGCGCGAGTCGATATCGGCGAGGACCCCTTCGAGCGCCGGGAGGTTGCCGTGGATGTCGGAGATCAGCGCGAGGCGCCGTGAGCCACCGGACGGTCTACTGTCGATGGTCATGCGCCGTCCCCTGGCGGATGTAGTCGTACAGGAGCACGGCGAGCGCCGCACCGGCGATCGGTCCCGCCCAGTAGATCCAGTGGCCTTCCCACTGTCCGGTTGCGAGCGCGGGGCCGAAGGAGCGCGCCGGATTCATGCTCGCCCCGGTGAGCGCCCCGCCCATGAGCGCATCGCCACAGACGGCGAGACCGACCGCCACTCCTGCCACCGGACCGGCAACACGATCGTCAGTTGCGACTGCCATGATGACGAGCATCAGGAAGACGGTGAGGACGATCTCCAATGCCAGCGCCGGGATCGCCGGAATGCTCGGCACCGTTGCGCTGGCGTTCGCCGCCGCGCCAATGACGAACCGCAACAGGAACGCGGCCGCTGTGGCCCCGATGAGCTGCGACGCGATGTATGGGGCAACCTCGCGGGGCGGCATTCGGCGCGCGACGAGAAATCCGAGTGTTACCGCAGGGTTGAAATGTGCCCCGGAGATGTGACCGAGGGCGTAGATCCCCGCGACGAGGACGCATCCGAACGCGAGCGCGATGCCGACGCCACCAACGTTGCCATGCGTGAAGGCGTTCACGCCGGCGGCGCCCGGCCCGATCAGCACGAGAAAGAAGGTGCCGACCGCCTCGGCGGCGAGCCGCGGACGAATCACGCCGCGGGCGGGCAGCAATCCGGCCCGCAGCAACTCTTCGCGAGAGGTTTCGTCGCGCGAACGAATGCGCCCATCACCCGGCCGCTCACTTCGCGCGCCAGCACTTCCGTGTTCACCCCTGATTCCTGCAGGAACGCGCGGGCATCCTCGAAGGCGTAGACGCGGGTCGGTTCGATGCTCGCGTCGACGAATCCCGCGTGGCCGAGAAAGCTGAGGAAGTCTTCTTCCGAGAGCGCACCGGCGACGCAGCCGACCCACAGTTCCATGCTGCGGCGAACTTCCGCCGGCAACTCACCGCGAACCACGACATCGGACACGGCGAAGCGCCCGCCGGGCTTGAGGACGCGGAAGGCTTCGGCGATCACGGTCTTCTTGTCGCCGGAGAGGTTGATGACGCAGTTGGAGATGATGACGTCGATGGAGTTGTCGGGGAGTGGAATGTGTTCGATGTCGCCCTTGAGGAACTCGGCGTTCATGACGCCGGCCTTCGCCTGGTTGGCTCGCGCCAGCGCCAGCATCTCGTCGGTCATGTCGAGGCCGTACGCCTTGCCGGTCGGTCCGACGCGCCTGGCCGAGAGGAGGACGTCGATCCCGCCGCCCGAGCCCAGGTCGAGGACTGTTTCGCCGGGTTCGAGTGCCGCGAGCGCGGTCGGGTTGCCGCAGCCGAGGGACGCGAGGACGGCGTCCTGTGGGAGGCAGGCGGTTTCGGAGTCGCTGTAGAGGTTGGAGGTGATTGGATCGTCGCACCCGGACGATGCGCTGCCGCCGCAGCAGCCATTCGATTCGCCGGCGGCGACGCGGAGTGCTGCGGCGGCGTAGCGGTCGCGAACGACTTCCTTGATTTCATCGGGCATTGGTCGACTCGCTATCAAGAAATGTTGATATACCGATCAGAAAAAAGGTCAGCAGCACTTGGCAGCCGCGCGTTTCCATGCGGGAGGCGACATCGTCAGCACATCGATTATCTCCGCGATTCCTTCGGCGCGCAGCGTGTAGTACATCCACTGCGCCTCACGCCGTGCGGTGACGAGACCGGCTTCGCGGAGGACGCGGAGATGGAACGAGAGACGCGACTGGGCCGCGTCGAGTTCGCTCATCAGTTCGCAGACGCAGCGTTCGCCGTGCATGAGCATGCCGACGATCTGGAGACGGGTCGGATCGGAGAGCGCGTGGAATCGCTGGGCAGCGATATCGAGATCGGCAGTGACGGCTGGCATCAGGGGTGAATGTATATCAACTAATCTTGATACGTCAAGGCGTGCGTGGCTGGCGTCGTGGGGGCCGCTTCGCCGCGCCAGTCGGTCGGCTGTCGAATTTCCAAAGATCATCAACGCGTCCGTCCCGACCGAAGCCGCGCTACGGGCCCCCACGACGCCAGCGCGACCGGAGCAGTACACGAGCACGACACGGACGCGACGCGAAGTAGATTCAGGAATGCATCGCCGCCCACGCCGCGGGATCACGCTGCTGCTCCTGGCAGCGACTCTGCTCAACGCCTGTGGCGCGCACTGGACGCCGGTGACGATGCCGCAGCAGAAGCCGCTCGACGAGCGCGTCGTGCTGGAGTTCCATGCGCGAGATCAGCTGATACGGCTTCATGGCGTGAGATTCGAAGGTGACTCGCTGAGCGGGATCCCGTGGCTCGAGCACCTCTCGTGTGATACCTGCCGCGTCCACTACGCAGTGGCCGAGATCTCAGGTGCGCGGACTGGCGCGCCGGGAAATGCTGCGTGGGGACCGATCGTGCCGCTCGCGGTGCTTCTCTCACTGGCGGGGCTCGCCATCGCCGGGTGTGAACTCAGCAGTCACTGCGGGTGGGGTGACTGAGCGCAACCGCGTGCGCGTCGCAGGCGAAGCGGTCATTTCGCCGGCACAAAGATGCGTAGAAGCGGTTTGCCGCCGACGTTTTCGAGCGGGAGATAGACGCGGTGCGTTTTCGGGTCGACCGAGACGGTGTGTGCGTGCGGAAGCCGGAGCTCGCCCACTGCATGAAGGTCTGCGCCATCCGCCTCGAACTCGCTCACCACACCCGACTCTGACGCCACGTAGAGCCGCTGCCACTCAGGGTCCCAGGCCAGGACATCGGGGTCGCCGCCGATACGATGCGTGCCGACGACTCGCATCGACCGCAGGTCGACGACCTGGAGCGTCGCATTCCCCTCGCCGCTCACGAAGGCGAGCCGCCCCGGCTCGTCGAGCGTGAAGCCGTGCGGATGATTGGAGGCGGGGAGATCGTAGCGCTGGACGATCCGTTCAGTCGCCGGATCGATCGCGACGAGCTGGTTGCGGGTCTGCACCGCAACGAGGATGCAGTGCGACACCGAGTC from Gemmatimonadales bacterium includes:
- a CDS encoding metalloregulator ArsR/SmtB family transcription factor, producing MPAVTADLDIAAQRFHALSDPTRLQIVGMLMHGERCVCELMSELDAAQSRLSFHLRVLREAGLVTARREAQWMYYTLRAEGIAEIIDVLTMSPPAWKRAAAKCC
- a CDS encoding sigma-54 dependent transcriptional regulator: MTAKVVITLADLETAVPLDRALGASGIASAVAASLDEARAAIRRDHPSLLVITGGVHESSTAGLATYARDHEVAVLALLESTDSENTSRAVHLAATEILVKPVAIDELAATVHRMVDRRDLQRHTGIFGESAAIQEVLVKIEQMAPVSSTVLIQGESGTGKELVAKGIHDLSPRRGRPFIAVNCAALPETLLESELFGHEKGAFTGAAERRLGRFELADTGTIFLDEIGEIPASVQVKLLRVLETRSFFRVGGVQPIKVDVRVVAATNRPLKDRVASGEFRDDLFYRLNVLSIYLPPLRERRDDIPLLVKRFVREFTAQHERTFPGIAADAMQRLVQAPWPGNVRQLRNLIESMVVLAPVHEIQAGDIPPDVLEGTPSLLPMRIGTHTQLGERPLGGAEFEFILRSLMELRSQLEELRRRIDERHHEVQLIEVTDPTIPVALPIAAVGPVSAAEEEPPPTTVIYRPGMTMAEIERAAIEAVLTEHRGNRRKAAQVLGIGERTLYRKLKEYELG
- a CDS encoding arsenite methyltransferase; its protein translation is MPDEIKEVVRDRYAAAALRVAAGESNGCCGGSASSGCDDPITSNLYSDSETACLPQDAVLASLGCGNPTALAALEPGETVLDLGSGGGIDVLLSARRVGPTGKAYGLDMTDEMLALARANQAKAGVMNAEFLKGDIEHIPLPDNSIDVIISNCVINLSGDKKTVIAEAFRVLKPGGRFAVSDVVVRGELPAEVRRSMELWVGCVAGALSEEDFLSFLGHAGFVDASIEPTRVYAFEDARAFLQESGVNTEVLAREVSGRVMGAFVRATKPLAKSCCGPDCCPPAA
- a CDS encoding MIP family channel protein, translated to MLPARGVIRPRLAAEAVGTFFLVLIGPGAAGVNAFTHGNVGGVGIALAFGCVLVAGIYALGHISGAHFNPAVTLGFLVARRMPPREVAPYIASQLIGATAAAFLLRFVIGAAANASATVPSIPAIPALALEIVLTVFLMLVIMAVATDDRVAGPVAGVAVGLAVCGDALMGGALTGASMNPARSFGPALATGQWEGHWIYWAGPIAGAALAVLLYDYIRQGTAHDHRQ
- a CDS encoding metallophosphoesterase family protein encodes the protein MTIDSRPSGGSRRLALISDIHGNLPALEGVLADIDSRGGVDLIYHIGDLVGYGASPNEVVALLHDRGIAGVAGNYDSTVALDYIHCGCRYENPLQEAQAHESFEWTRANVTPETKRRLAQLPFRVDVRPFGGHLSGPMVTLIHGAATLNTLYWTADRTDTFCREMAERIRAKAGDVIAFGHTHLSWHRTIDGIDFVNAGSVGRPKDGDPRAGYVVMTMSPGLPATVEFRRIDYDVERAATSILATSLPAAFAEFLRRGG
- a CDS encoding multicopper oxidase domain-containing protein, yielding MTPGHYARSLSRRQFMFTGLASSAAIAAGCARQSQRTDHAPSEDTTSQPQSAADVTIRIAPVLLELAPDHIISTIGYNGSVPGPLIRLKEGRTVSIELINETDTAELVHWHGQFVPTTIDGAAEEGTPPVAAHGRRRYQLTPRPSGTRWVHTHTFAGSDLNRGTYTGQFAGVYVEPASEPGRYDREVFLVTHEWEPFFGAQEMGTDAEIWPQGTVRPPSTDSKPNGYEIGYRSFSINGKSLGHGEPVRVRQGERVIFRIINASATENIQLALPGHQFEVVALDGNPVPTPTKVNVLALGVAERIDAVVEMNRPGVWILGTPKDDDRRDGMGIVVEYAGATGAPRWIAPQEEAWDYTRFGAAGGAVPPPDETIALTFGKINGGPHGFNRWPINGTLFEQSEPIVLHQGRHYRLSFRNEADDPHSVHLHRHSFELVNINGRPTSGIMKDTIVVPGFGAMDVDFVANDPGATLFHCHQTLHMDFGFMRLFRYA
- a CDS encoding MogA/MoaB family molybdenum cofactor biosynthesis protein translates to MGAPTRIAVLTISDAGARGEREDRSGHAIVDWIAEQHHELTARALVPDESLEISNHLMQWADSDIADLIITTGGTGLAPRDHTPEATRAVIDREAPGIAEAIRATGLRETPRAALSRGIAGIRGRTLIVNLPGSTSAVRDGLTTLAPLVDHLAAILHGDTAHQ